TGATCGCGGCGCAGCTGCCGGGCCGGACGGACAACGAGATCAAGAACTACTGGAACACGCACCTCAAGAAGCAGCTCCGCCAggaggcgctcgccggcgcggacgccaccgccgccgcccagctcgcggccgcggcgaccGCGTCCTCCTGCCCCGCCACGCGCCACATGGCCCAGTGGGAGGCCGCCCGCCTCGAGGCCGAGGCgcgcctctccctcctctcgtcCTCGGCCGCCACGACGGTAAcctccgccacggccgcctcctcgtcgtcgtccaccgccgccgccgccgagcacgaGGCGGCGCCGGACATCTTCCTGCGCCTCTGGAACTCCGCGGTCGGGGAGTCCTTCCGCTGCTCCGCGTCGCTGGGACAGGGTGCAGCCGCAGCGCATGGTCCGGCTGCGGCAGCTGGTGCGCCGGCGGCTCTGCCGCCTGCGACGgcgcccagcggcggcggcggcggcgggggcggcgactCATCGGCCGCGTCGACCAACGGGACCGAGGCCGCGGACGACTACCAGGCGTTCCTGGACATGGCGGTGGAGGAGTTGGCGCTGCTGCACGGCCGGCTCGGCGTGTCGTTCTCGGCGTTCCCGCCGGCAGACATGCTCGCCGAGGCGTCCTGTCTGTTCGCGCCGTTCGAGTGAGTTGAGCTCGCTAGCTAGCGCCTAGCAGCCAGCTCTCGTACGTCACTCTCGTACGTCATCACCAGTCAGCACCGTACCAGAGTTGTAGTCTACGTATCGCATCCGGCGTTGCTTGCGTACGCGTACGTACATACACATGTACACTTTGCTACACCACGCGCTTGTCTTCTGGCGGCGATGGCGTGTGTACGTGCCTGTACGCGACGAGCTGATGCGCACGCTGGAGCTTGCGTGTGGCGTAGTCTTCTGTAGTGTAGTAGTCTGGGCCCTAGAGCAAGAGGTTTTTGCGACTGCTCTAGGCAGCTAGCTGTGGCATTGCTCTGGTGAATGCTGTGGACTTTAAATACTTTTGCGTATGTGTGTGTGCATGGACGTGGTTTGTGCTATGTAATACGTGCAAAGCTCTTGACTTGTGTTTGTGTTGGTTCTCTGCACGTACTCCGTAGTTCGGGATGGGGAAAAGAGTTGTGCGCTTTTTGCACGATCGAGGGAGGCAATGCGTGCACTTCACGGTGATGTGTCCTTGCTATGCGTAGTCCTGTCTTTGACAAATATTGCGAAGTTCATGGAAGGAAATGCAGAGCGCACTCTGTGTCCGTATCCTCCCCAAAAATGGTACTGTTGAGTGTTGACATCAGAATTTGATACGATTACTGTTAAAATCAAAATTCGATAAGTTTCTTAGAGGATTCGGTCAAGCAAAGAAATCAAACAACCACTGAAAGTTTACgagggaccgaaaccggcgaACAAGGGGGTGAATCGGAGCCGATTAAAATTTATCGCAACTTGAAGCTCGGCTTAAGATCCCAAGTGCGCACCCAACCCCCACTTCTAGAGTGTGCAAGTGTAGCTATAACTGAGCTAGACACCAAGCAAAAACTCTAAAAACAAGCTGCGACAAGATCGGATAAAGAGCGAAGAATAATCACCAAAATCAGCAcggccggttaaaccgacgtgtgaaGAATTActccatcggttcaaccgacgtcacagagccggcagcagagaagaaacactcaccggttaaaccgacgctatggttcaaacagcgtcggttcaaccgacgatagcacaccggataaaccgacaaaATCCAAAATgaacaccggtgcagttgtccagagagacctCAAAATGGACTAATGAGCACCTGTTTATCCGACGATTTCAACTCCAATGCGctagtgcagttgtccagaagaGAGCAAAAAGAATCCAACAATGAACCGGATGAACCCACACTAGGAATTTTCTATACGCCGGTCAAACGAGTCAAACAGCACGTTGGGAAAGCTGGTGAggcttcaccggttgaaccgatgcctgtGGATAgctaaagcaccggtgcaattgaCGAACGGCAGAAAACCCTAATACATGAATAaaccactcaccggttgaaccggcgccAATGAGgacaagcgtcggtttaaccggtgctcggaAGAACTCTGTCCAGAAACGTTTTTCAGCCCGCGTTCTTCCAAGAACTCGATGATCGAGTggccaaatcaagtccaaatctcaacaaattttgcaggcatgatcacaagggACTTGTGAACACGTCCACGGATGGAATCGACCAATTACGccatggtttgggagaaatCGACGAAATCCTaagcaagattggggttttctcaagaactccaAAACTTCAATTCGAAGGAGCTCGTGAATCCGAGGGTTTTAGGGCTAGGCAAGATGGATTAGGAACACCCCAAGGAGTCACAAAATCGTTAAGAAACAACCCGTCATCTTGAGTTCGAGAATTGACAAAGGAAAATCGAATTTCaatcaaaacaaagcacaaatcgtatgagattgaattgaattcaaaaccccgaagggcacaaggaggattgggcctcctttcccgatcaatctcagtacaaaaacCTCAAGAATCGATACCTATAATCCCTAGTTCtaaagaggagagggagagaaccgTGAGGAAGAGCGATAGAGGGCGCCTGAGAGAAAGAATGCTACCGTGTGTGTTTCCAAGCACAGAGAAAGAAGGAGAGAGGGTGAGGGTATTTAAGGTGCCCACacaggggtccaaaataccctcgactcaaactagacactaaaacgcccgtaggggcaaaaccagaaatatgtacacgatctcatccgacggcggagtttctttcttcgactcgaagccatttccgcgatgccgccatgtcgatgaagatccggtttgCGGTTTTGGgaggtccgcgaaacccgggtaggtggccggttttgagaaaaccgccaaaactccacgcgcgggaagattcccgcctccacgccgtggccctggatgCCGTTCCcgtctcggccttctgacggccctagacgccgcccgacgcccgtcacctcctcgcccgcagcgaggccctagacgccgtcgacgtccgtcacctccgtcagtcccgagaccgacgcccgtgcctccacgacttggcgtcttcaaccgccgtccgccacctTGGtattgtggcgcaaaccaagaaacccacctTCCGTCGTTGCTTGCACCCTCGATCctggagtggacgccacagctgccgcccggcctgagctcctccacggcaactctccgtcgacactcgatgcccgtgtacctgcaaccaaagaccaaacgcacgatcacactgcacggttgacaattcactcatcacaagcaggatagagtactcaacattcctcagttTATCCAAAAGAGAAAGTTAAAATGGAAATTGTGAAGACCACGGCACACGACAGTTTAGATTTATGTATGAATTAGACAGAGTCAgttgttttttcttttatctttAAAAGGTTTGTGTCGTGTCCAATAAGTATCAGTATCCATCCATGTGGATaaaactataaatatgtacacCCGGGGTCACCGTAGTATATCTCTCAATCAGTACAACTTttggcgcatcgccaccctCTTTTTTGAGATTTGGGTTGTATCACTTCGATCTCCGATGAGGGGTAAGCCCAAAGTTCTGTCGGCCTTAGCAATTGTATCAGCTATATATTGGTGTTAATCAAGGTTGTATTGCTTCGATCTTTGGATTGCTCCAGTTTGGTTGATATATTTGCCTAATAGATCGATTCCTGTCATATACGTAGGATTGCATCGTTCGACCTTTGCTAGATCTGATAAAGTCACGGTTATCTTGACCATGTTTTGATCTATCGGGTTGTATCTATTGAATCCGTCACATTGCTGTTAACagaagattgatttctttgtttGAAAGCATCATATCGGGTTAGTTTTCATCAGTGGATAGTTTCTTTATTGAATTTGTCACAGCTAATTCATCGGTTTGGAGCCGCGTCTTTACTTTATCGCCTTGGTGCCCACAGGCGGAGCTTAAACACTAAACGAGGGGGAGAGAGGGGCAACCTATGTAATTTAACACTAAATATTTATGAACAATAGCAAATTACTATTTATTTAGTGGAGATTGCGTTGAGCCAAGGGGGCCATAGCCCCCTTTGGTCTCCACTAAGCTCCGCCACTGTTGGTGTCAATGCTGTCTCAGTTAAGTCTGATCCGATTGGTGGTGATGATGGTAGGTTGAATTTTTATCAGCTTGGTGATTCTTTTTGTGATAAGATAGATATCCATCACTCCATCCTCATTGAACTGCTAGCCAGCCGATGGCTTTTATCGGAAACTAGCCGATAAGTTATCTTTACACCAGTCAAAATGTTTTGTAAAACATACTTTTGCTATGTGTTTGCAAGTgtgcaaaacaaaacaaaaaaactaCCCAAAGTTaatttttgaagatgatgccCTACTTTGTTCTCGTGAGATGTGTTGACAAAATCAAAGgttttgaaacaaaaaaaatcaaggtTTGGCGATGGGTTTTGATCCAAACCGAATTTATGATCAGCCGTGCCTGGCTTCTGATCAACCGTTGCATGCCTTGATAGTACAGTTACTCTATTGGGGCAACGGTTGATCATTAAAAATGACATGTAACTGCTCATCGTATAGCTAGCTAAGGTTGCCACTTGCCGTGTGCATAGattttaattacattttgcCCCATACTCTTAGCTTTGACCATCCTATTCATCGATCATATATAATCGGCTACAGTAACAatctgctaattattaattaattatgaattaattagcatcattagattcgtctcgcgatttacaatctatctgtgcaaaaagttttataaatagacttcatttagtacttcaaattagtaaaatttcAACATAAAAATTTTTTGCGCTGAAAATAAACAGGTCCTGCACCCCACGAATACGATGGTGCACGCACGCCGTTGCTTTTAATGGCACGCCAGCCTGCATGCATAGTGCCGCCACGCAGCGTCCATACCTGATTGTTCTCATCCGGCCGATCACTGTACTGCAATGCAGGATGCAAGTGCCTATGTAGCAGCTAGGTTTGGGCCTTCTCCTGTCGTGCTTGTTTAGAGCAAGTATTGTGGCGGGCGAACAACGGACTGAATCACCGGTGgcaaagagagaaaaaaagagagaatgtCGAACGGGCGTCTCGCAAAACGCCGGGCGGAAGCGGGCGAACTGTGATGCCATTGGCTGCATGCGCTGCAGAGCTCCTTTCATTGGCCCGCATGCGGCTGCATGTGCTGGAGCGCAGCTCCCGATGCTGCTACCTGCCACGGTGGAGTTTTATTTCGCCGGCTCACCGGCGGAATCATTGCCCTTGCTCTTAGGGCTTCTGCAGTGGGGGAGAAAAAGCGATGCATGGGCTTGCGTGGCAGCAGTATGAATCGATTTGACCACTGGAGTACATCGAAGCATAGAGGGGGGAGAGACAGAGGAGTCGATGCATATCGTTGCATCCGTTCATagcaaataaaaaatgaatCTAGCACCTCAGATTGAGCGCACAGAGAGCCGCTGCAAATAAAAAATCAATATCCAGTGAGGGAAGGGGATGGATCATGGTTCGATGTGGGCGCCACATCACTGCAGAAGCATGAATCGATTTCTGAAGAATTCGACTCTAAGCATACGTggccgagattttttttttctatgcaTCGAATCGCTGCTGCGGATGCCCGTTGTTAATTGTTAGGTTTGGGCACGACGGCAATTCATGGCGCGTAAGAATGTGCGTGGGATCGCCTAAGCGCCGCTACTCACTGCTCtcttcataataaatcataggTTGTTTGATCTTTTTTACTCTAAATTTGACCgcccatttttttaaaaaattatgtaaaatattaatttttttattgtggTTTGCTCTatcaatacaagatcttaaaaaataacttaaatttagtaatatttatataattttttttgaataaaacgaaTTGTCAAATTTAGaataaaaaagtcaaacaaattataatttgaaacgaaaGTAGTACTACTGCTGTAGAACTAGCATGTACGGTAGCCCGAAATCGATTCTCGTGAAGAAGACTCTCGCATGATGGATGAGCCTCTGCGTAGTACCgtgttttttcttttgataaACACACGAGTCTCCGTAGTACTAGTGACCAAGGCCAAGGGCATCATGATCCATTGCCGCACTCGTATAATATAGCAGGCTCGATCAAGTGAAAATAAAAGGTAAATTTTTGGGGCGGCGCACAAGGCGGCTCAAGTAAAAAAAATGTGAATGCACGTAAAAAACAAGATTTGACACGATTAATGTAGTTTTTACCCCCAATCAGGCAGCTAGCGTACATGCTGCGTGCGTGCCGTCCGTATGCGTGCGTACGGGTCAGTGGACGCCCGAGCCGGCCGGCCCGACGATTCAGGATCTGTGCGCGCCATCTATCTAATCTATAGGGTTCTGGATTTGACTCACTGCTGATTGATCCATCACCCATGGCCGGCGACGGCGTTTCACTTTTCGACCGCGAAACCAAACGCCCGGTCCCCGGCGTCGTTTCGATCCGTTTCCATGCACGCCGTCGCGTGCGGAGCTGCACCGACCGGATGGCTGGGACcaccggcgcggcgacggcgagctagGACGAGCACATTCATTGCCGTCGCCTGACAGACCCTTGGCCCTGACACAAGTGGGGGGAAGAAAGGTGTGCGTCCGGCCAGTCGCTGCCTGCGGTTTCATCGGCAGGATGCAGCAGGGTCGCTCTACGTACGCGGTACGCCGGTACGCCTGATGGTTTTCTCGTACTCATCTCGGACAGGCGCTACACGGATGATAGGTCGGGCAGTGCTCATCCTGAATTTACGGCAGTGCCGTCAGAGAAGTAATCCCGTGAGGCGCATTTTAATTTGGTAAAGACGGTTTTCTGTAGTTTTTTCTTGCGAGGAAATTTTCTGTAGCCTTTGACCAACAGTtagtaaaattttataatttgtATCAATAGAtagattattatattttttttgaagttaAGATAGATAGATTATATTACCCCAAAGTTGCATCTCAttcgtttcgaaaaaaaaaacatctcatTCAAAATCCTTTGTGCTCGCGTCACTGCCTCACTGCCAACAAATGTCCGAAGCCCAGACACTGACTGGAGGGGCCTGTCTactttcagcccaaaccagagtaCCGCACTGCATTCAGCCCAAGCCGTACGAAAttgctcttcttcctcggcgatTAAGCCCCGCCTTAGTTGACCGCCCATAC
This sequence is a window from Panicum virgatum strain AP13 chromosome 7K, P.virgatum_v5, whole genome shotgun sequence. Protein-coding genes within it:
- the LOC120641347 gene encoding transcription factor MYB17-like, whose amino-acid sequence is MPCPFPSSLQACRQQQQQVKIRCIYGHRDPPRPINPSAFMATAPPPSLTCRHCRRHRGRKRESDRRRSVAAAAAAAMGRTPCCDSKGIKKGPWAPEEDKLLVDFVQANGPGNWRMLPKLAGLNRCGKSCRLRWTNYLRPDIKRGPFTTEEHNSILQLHAIVGNKWSMIAAQLPGRTDNEIKNYWNTHLKKQLRQEALAGADATAAAQLAAAATASSCPATRHMAQWEAARLEAEARLSLLSSSAATTVTSATAASSSSSTAAAAEHEAAPDIFLRLWNSAVGESFRCSASLGQGAAAAHGPAAAAGAPAALPPATAPSGGGGGGGGDSSAASTNGTEAADDYQAFLDMAVEELALLHGRLGVSFSAFPPADMLAEASCLFAPFE